A genome region from Chengkuizengella sp. SCS-71B includes the following:
- a CDS encoding RNA pseudouridine synthase — translation MDKINPIPIIFEDNHILIVEKPINIPTQKDISGDPDLLNLLKQDVKKRYNKPGNVYLGLVHRLDRPVGGVMVFAKTSKAASRLSNAIRTHQLQKEYIAVIHGAPSKQKGKLIHYLKKDSSINKVFSVAKSEKNSKEAILEYEVKGSNNGLSLVQIRLHTGRSHQIRVQFSEIGCPLYGDQKYGEKINKKNQQIALWSNRISFSHPTLKKDIEFFSTPPSVYPWNIWEEIKS, via the coding sequence ATGGATAAAATTAATCCTATACCGATTATTTTCGAGGATAATCATATTCTTATTGTAGAAAAACCTATAAATATCCCAACACAGAAAGACATTTCAGGAGATCCAGATTTATTAAATTTATTAAAACAAGACGTAAAAAAACGATATAATAAACCGGGAAATGTATATTTAGGGTTAGTTCACAGGCTTGATCGCCCCGTTGGAGGAGTAATGGTTTTTGCAAAAACTTCTAAAGCTGCTTCACGATTATCTAATGCTATTCGCACACATCAGTTGCAAAAAGAATATATAGCAGTTATTCATGGAGCACCAAGTAAACAAAAGGGGAAATTAATTCACTATTTAAAAAAAGATTCGTCTATAAATAAAGTATTCAGCGTTGCAAAAAGTGAGAAGAATAGTAAAGAAGCCATACTTGAATATGAAGTAAAAGGATCTAACAATGGATTAAGCTTAGTACAAATTCGTTTACATACTGGACGCTCACATCAAATTAGAGTTCAATTTTCTGAAATAGGATGTCCTTTATATGGAGATCAAAAGTATGGAGAGAAAATCAATAAAAAGAATCAACAGATTGCATTATGGTCAAATAGAATCAGCTTTTCACATCCAACTTTAAAAAAAGATATTGAATTTTTTTCCACTCCTCCATCCGTATATCCTTGGAATATATGGGAGGAAATTAAATCGTAA
- the glgB gene encoding 1,4-alpha-glucan branching protein GlgB — MIGLLPTIDYLDLFKEGNLIHAYKVFGAHLECEGEEIGVRFTVWAPHAKDVRVVGDFNDWSGKNHRMQKIENTGVWSLFIPQLFDGTLYKYEIHTNKDEVLLKSDPYAFYSEKRPQTASIVKTLDDYEWHDDKWINEKRHKNVLNNPLNIYEVHLGTWKRENNETLSYFEIANKLIEYVVSMGYTHIELLPIMEHPFDRSWGYQVTGYYSITSRYGTPEQFMYFVDRCHQNGIGVILDWVPGHFCKDDHGLREFDGTPLYEYKDVMKAEKPSWGTLSFDYNKPEVVSFLISNALFWMDVYHIDGFRVDAVASMISLNFDNPQGAHIKNKQGGTENIEAISFIKNLNETVFRHYPNALMMAEDSSDWPLVSAPTYVGGLGFNFKWNMGWMNDMLRYMATDPIYRPYEHRLITFSLLYTYSENYILPFSHDEVVHGKKSMLNKMPGNYWEKFANLRLLYCYQMAHPGKKLTFMGSEIAQFDEWKDLEQIDWMLLDFDMHQMFQQFVKSLNSFYKQESALWESDFHHSGFMWMDADNEKESIISFIRKGRCEEEVILVVCNFTPLVHESYAVGVNMPGIYEEVFNSDDVKFGGTGQKNGRVKADLKACHFQNFSIQLTVPPLATIMFKRIPATSKEIK, encoded by the coding sequence ATGATAGGTTTGCTTCCAACAATTGATTACTTAGATCTATTTAAAGAGGGGAATTTGATTCATGCCTATAAAGTCTTTGGAGCACATTTAGAATGTGAAGGTGAAGAAATTGGGGTTCGTTTTACCGTTTGGGCACCTCACGCAAAAGATGTTAGAGTCGTTGGGGATTTTAATGACTGGAGCGGTAAGAATCACAGGATGCAAAAGATAGAAAACACTGGAGTTTGGAGTTTGTTTATTCCTCAGTTATTTGACGGCACATTATACAAATATGAGATACACACGAATAAAGATGAAGTATTACTTAAATCTGATCCATATGCCTTTTATTCTGAAAAAAGACCTCAAACAGCATCCATTGTAAAAACATTAGACGACTATGAATGGCATGATGATAAATGGATAAATGAAAAACGTCATAAAAATGTACTGAATAATCCACTCAATATATATGAGGTACACTTAGGTACTTGGAAAAGGGAGAATAATGAGACTTTATCTTACTTTGAAATAGCAAATAAACTTATTGAATATGTTGTGAGTATGGGTTATACCCACATTGAACTTTTACCCATTATGGAACACCCCTTTGATCGATCGTGGGGTTATCAAGTTACAGGATATTACTCTATAACTAGCCGTTATGGTACGCCAGAACAATTTATGTATTTTGTAGACCGTTGCCATCAAAATGGAATTGGGGTTATTTTAGATTGGGTTCCTGGTCATTTTTGTAAGGATGATCATGGATTGAGAGAGTTTGATGGCACACCCTTATATGAATATAAAGATGTAATGAAAGCTGAAAAACCTTCATGGGGCACATTGAGTTTTGATTATAACAAACCAGAGGTTGTATCTTTTCTCATTTCCAATGCGCTGTTTTGGATGGATGTATATCATATAGATGGATTCAGAGTAGACGCTGTGGCCAGTATGATTAGTTTGAATTTTGACAATCCTCAGGGGGCGCATATAAAGAACAAACAAGGTGGTACCGAGAATATAGAAGCCATTTCTTTTATTAAAAATCTGAATGAAACTGTATTTCGTCATTATCCTAATGCATTAATGATGGCAGAAGATTCTTCAGATTGGCCTTTGGTTAGTGCTCCAACCTATGTCGGAGGATTAGGGTTTAATTTTAAATGGAACATGGGTTGGATGAACGATATGTTGCGTTATATGGCAACAGATCCTATTTATAGACCTTATGAACATAGGTTAATTACCTTCTCATTACTTTATACGTATTCCGAGAATTATATTTTACCCTTTTCACATGATGAAGTCGTTCATGGAAAAAAATCCATGTTAAATAAAATGCCAGGTAATTATTGGGAGAAATTTGCTAATTTAAGATTACTTTATTGTTATCAAATGGCTCATCCTGGAAAAAAGCTTACTTTCATGGGCAGTGAAATTGCACAATTTGATGAATGGAAAGACTTGGAACAAATAGATTGGATGTTATTAGATTTTGATATGCATCAGATGTTTCAGCAATTTGTAAAAAGTTTAAATTCTTTCTATAAACAAGAGTCCGCATTATGGGAGTCAGATTTTCATCATTCCGGTTTCATGTGGATGGATGCGGATAATGAAAAAGAAAGCATTATTTCATTTATTAGAAAAGGGAGGTGTGAGGAGGAAGTCATCCTTGTCGTTTGTAACTTTACACCATTAGTGCACGAAAGTTATGCCGTTGGAGTTAATATGCCTGGAATTTATGAAGAAGTATTTAATAGTGATGATGTGAAATTTGGAGGAACAGGGCAGAAGAATGGAAGGGTTAAAGCGGATTTGAAAGCTTGTCATTTTCAAAACTTTAGTATTCAATTAACGGTTCCTCCACTTGCAACTATCATGTTTAAAAGAATACCTGCTACATCTAAAGAAATAAAATAG
- a CDS encoding glucose-1-phosphate adenylyltransferase, with protein sequence MRSKECIAMLLAGGKGNRLGALTYKLAKPAVFFGGKYRIIDFTLSNCTNSGIDTVGVLTQYQPLALNSYIGVGKPWDLEREDGGVTILPPYVKQNGGDWYSGTADSIYQNIDFIEQYNPKYVLVISGDHIYKMNYELMLNYHIQKNAEATIATIRVDWKEANRFGIIHTNDEERIISFSEKPKNPNSNLASMGIYIFNWDTLKENLISDASNSNSTHDFGKDIIPGMLGNEYALYAYSFENYWKDVGTVDSLWEAHMDLLKEDSLLNLNDKEWKVYSRNLNQPSQFISSKAKVRNSLVNEGCTVFGEVENSILSYGVNVEEGSEIRDSVIMPNVKIGKNVTIHRSIVGEGAVIHDHSVVGDQKEITLIKHREIVT encoded by the coding sequence ATGAGATCAAAAGAATGTATAGCCATGCTGCTAGCAGGTGGGAAGGGGAATAGATTAGGTGCGTTAACCTACAAATTAGCAAAACCTGCAGTGTTTTTTGGAGGGAAATATAGAATTATTGATTTTACACTCAGTAATTGTACAAATTCTGGGATTGATACAGTAGGTGTCCTAACCCAATATCAGCCTTTGGCACTAAATTCATATATTGGAGTGGGAAAACCTTGGGATCTTGAACGTGAAGATGGGGGTGTGACTATTCTCCCTCCTTATGTAAAACAAAATGGAGGGGATTGGTATAGTGGAACAGCGGATTCAATTTATCAAAACATCGATTTTATTGAACAGTATAACCCTAAATACGTACTAGTTATTTCTGGTGATCATATATATAAAATGAACTATGAATTGATGTTAAACTATCATATACAAAAAAATGCAGAAGCAACAATTGCGACCATTCGCGTGGATTGGAAAGAGGCGAATCGTTTCGGTATTATCCATACGAATGATGAAGAAAGAATCATTTCGTTTTCTGAAAAGCCTAAGAATCCTAATAGCAATCTTGCATCCATGGGCATTTATATTTTTAATTGGGATACTTTAAAAGAAAATTTAATTTCTGATGCAAGTAATAGCAATTCAACTCATGATTTTGGAAAAGACATTATACCAGGGATGTTGGGCAACGAATATGCTTTGTACGCTTATTCTTTTGAAAATTATTGGAAAGATGTAGGTACTGTTGATAGTTTATGGGAAGCACATATGGATTTATTAAAAGAAGACTCACTGCTGAATTTAAATGATAAAGAATGGAAGGTTTACTCAAGAAATTTAAATCAACCTTCACAGTTTATTTCTTCAAAAGCCAAAGTGAGAAATAGTTTAGTGAATGAGGGGTGTACTGTATTTGGAGAAGTTGAAAATTCAATCCTTTCGTATGGGGTCAATGTAGAAGAAGGTAGTGAAATTAGGGATTCTGTGATTATGCCAAATGTAAAGATTGGGAAGAATGTGACAATTCACCGATCTATTGTAGGTGAAGGTGCGGTTATCCATGATCACAGTGTTGTAGGGGATCAGAAGGAAATCACTTTAATCAAACATCGTGAGATCGTTACTTAA
- the glgD gene encoding glucose-1-phosphate adenylyltransferase subunit GlgD, giving the protein MKNVMGIINLVNEIDQLEELTYNRCIASTPFGGRYRFIDFILSSFVNSGIHKVCMFTQKKYRSLIDHIGSGREWNLDRRQHGLTVLPPLFEESKEENKGDLHYFYDHRDYFFRSKVDFVILAKSHMVCNIDFDPILKFHKDHNAQITLLYKDNKDEQFSLARPIKVSSDQILTSIEVNQTNVTSDQISMEMFLMKKDLFLDLVETSIASGWTNFIEDAVIKNLDLLNVYGYKFAGHLGIMNTVQSYYKNSMDLLEMSLFHSIFHQSHSIYTKTKDEAPAAYKSDALVSNSLVTNGCMIEGTVENSILFRSVEVGKGARLKNCIIMPNTVIQQNVNLENVILDKHVIINMDKKIIGDPSTPCIAEKLKII; this is encoded by the coding sequence ATGAAAAATGTGATGGGCATCATTAATCTGGTCAATGAGATAGACCAACTTGAAGAGTTAACCTACAACAGATGTATTGCTTCAACTCCTTTTGGGGGCAGATATCGATTCATTGATTTTATCCTATCTAGTTTTGTGAATTCAGGTATTCATAAAGTATGCATGTTTACTCAGAAGAAATATCGTTCCTTGATAGATCATATAGGTTCAGGCAGGGAATGGAATTTGGATCGTAGACAGCATGGGTTGACGGTATTACCTCCACTTTTTGAAGAATCGAAAGAAGAAAACAAAGGCGATTTACATTATTTTTATGATCATAGAGATTATTTTTTTCGAAGTAAAGTAGATTTTGTGATCCTAGCAAAATCTCACATGGTTTGTAATATAGACTTTGATCCCATACTAAAGTTTCATAAAGATCATAATGCACAAATAACACTATTATATAAAGACAACAAAGATGAACAATTTTCTCTAGCTCGTCCTATTAAAGTGAGTTCGGATCAAATCTTAACTTCAATTGAGGTAAATCAAACAAACGTAACAAGTGATCAAATTAGTATGGAAATGTTTCTAATGAAAAAGGATCTCTTTCTAGATTTAGTAGAAACCTCAATCGCTAGTGGTTGGACTAATTTTATTGAAGATGCAGTGATCAAAAATCTAGATTTATTGAATGTATATGGATACAAATTTGCAGGTCATTTGGGCATTATGAATACAGTTCAAAGCTATTACAAAAACAGTATGGATTTATTGGAGATGTCTCTATTTCATTCAATATTTCATCAATCTCATTCTATTTATACAAAAACAAAAGATGAAGCTCCTGCTGCTTATAAATCTGACGCCCTAGTCTCAAATTCTTTAGTAACAAATGGATGTATGATAGAAGGTACAGTTGAAAATAGTATTTTATTTAGAAGTGTTGAGGTCGGAAAGGGAGCTCGGCTCAAAAACTGTATTATCATGCCTAACACTGTAATTCAACAAAACGTGAATTTAGAAAATGTGATTTTAGATAAACATGTGATTATAAATATGGATAAGAAAATTATAGGTGATCCAAGTACTCCATGTATAGCAGAGAAGTTAAAAATAATTTGA
- the glgA gene encoding glycogen synthase GlgA, which yields MNILFVASESDPFVKSGGLGEVIGSLPKQIKKKGADIRVILPKYEDIPEKFKNKMTTITDFTIQLDWRSQYCGVQELQENGIHYYFIDNEFYFKRPGLYGYGDDGERFVYFNKAVLEAIPHLDFIPDIIHCHDWQAGLIPICLKAQYADKLLYKNIKTVFTIHNLKYQGIFPKELLKSLTDLEDRYFTKDSLEFFDQGNCMKGAIIYSDIITTVSHTYAEEIQTQDNGEQLEGVIEKRKKDLYGILNGIDVKSYNPVTDPNVRVKYQNSLFNKRLNKERFQKKIGLPVNKEIPMIGMVSRLVEQKGFDLVAHVLDEILEMDIQLVILGIGEKKYELFFEDAAKRNPDKMVTVIKFDDALARKIYSSSDMFLMPSLFEPCGIGQLLSYQYRAVPIIRETGGLKDTVKPYNQYADEGTGFTFVNYNAHDMLFTIKKAVECYHNKEVWHSIINNIKKVNVSWEKPAREYISLYKQLVFVLN from the coding sequence ATGAATATACTATTTGTTGCTTCAGAATCAGACCCCTTTGTGAAGTCAGGAGGACTGGGTGAAGTGATTGGCTCTTTGCCAAAACAAATCAAAAAGAAAGGTGCAGATATCCGGGTGATTCTGCCCAAATACGAAGATATTCCAGAAAAATTTAAGAATAAAATGACTACAATAACTGATTTTACTATCCAACTTGATTGGAGAAGTCAGTATTGTGGTGTTCAAGAGCTTCAAGAAAACGGTATTCATTATTATTTTATAGATAATGAGTTTTATTTTAAGAGACCAGGCTTGTATGGTTATGGAGATGATGGTGAACGGTTTGTTTATTTTAATAAGGCTGTTTTAGAAGCTATTCCTCACCTAGATTTCATTCCAGATATTATTCATTGTCATGATTGGCAAGCTGGATTGATTCCGATTTGTTTAAAAGCGCAATACGCCGATAAACTATTGTATAAAAATATAAAAACTGTATTCACAATTCATAATTTAAAATATCAAGGGATTTTTCCAAAAGAATTGTTGAAGAGTTTAACGGATCTTGAAGATCGTTATTTCACTAAAGATTCACTTGAATTTTTTGATCAAGGTAATTGTATGAAAGGTGCGATTATATATTCAGATATTATAACAACAGTTAGTCATACCTACGCAGAAGAGATTCAAACTCAAGATAATGGAGAACAATTGGAAGGTGTCATTGAAAAAAGGAAAAAAGATTTATACGGAATTTTAAATGGAATAGATGTAAAAAGCTATAATCCTGTTACTGATCCAAATGTAAGAGTAAAATATCAAAATTCATTATTTAATAAAAGACTGAACAAAGAACGTTTCCAAAAGAAAATAGGCTTGCCTGTGAATAAAGAAATTCCTATGATTGGAATGGTTTCACGATTAGTTGAGCAAAAGGGGTTTGACTTAGTAGCACATGTGCTCGATGAAATATTGGAAATGGATATACAGTTAGTCATATTGGGAATTGGTGAGAAAAAATATGAACTGTTTTTTGAGGATGCTGCGAAGCGAAATCCGGATAAGATGGTGACTGTAATAAAATTTGACGATGCATTAGCCAGGAAAATTTACAGTTCTTCAGACATGTTCCTTATGCCATCTTTATTTGAGCCGTGTGGAATAGGTCAATTATTATCTTACCAGTATCGGGCTGTTCCTATTATAAGAGAAACAGGGGGGTTGAAAGATACGGTCAAACCTTATAATCAGTACGCGGATGAAGGAACTGGATTTACATTTGTGAATTATAATGCTCACGATATGTTATTTACAATTAAAAAGGCAGTTGAATGTTACCATAATAAAGAGGTTTGGCATAGTATTATCAACAATATTAAGAAAGTCAATGTAAGTTGGGAAAAACCCGCAAGAGAATATATTTCCTTATATAAACAATTGGTATTTGTACTAAATTAA
- a CDS encoding ABC transporter substrate-binding protein: MKAISCLPAATEMINELGLDSFLSGVTFECPSDKPKVVRSVLEGKHLTSSEINAIVSQHVKENKSLYFIEQELLEKIEPDIIFTQHVCDVCQVGTSYVEKAVYQLKKQPKIVPLIPKNLKEIFENIITVAKELGAEERGIELVNGYEKRIKHIKSKMKQYNKQKPSVFFMEWISPIYNSGHWIPELVQLAGGIDSLASPEGNSNAIHFKELKSYDPEIIVISPCGYSHKKARQEVKQLKALEGWKELKAVKNNQVFLLDANFFTQPSIGVVDGIELLASLFHPDLFPTNKTEPLFL; the protein is encoded by the coding sequence ATGAAAGCAATCTCATGTTTACCTGCAGCAACTGAAATGATTAACGAATTAGGTCTCGATTCATTTCTGAGTGGAGTAACTTTTGAATGCCCATCAGATAAACCTAAAGTGGTGAGATCTGTATTAGAAGGAAAACATTTGACCTCTTCAGAAATTAATGCGATTGTGTCACAACATGTAAAAGAAAATAAATCTCTTTATTTTATTGAACAAGAATTACTTGAAAAGATTGAACCAGATATTATATTTACCCAACATGTTTGTGATGTATGTCAGGTTGGAACATCCTATGTTGAAAAAGCCGTTTATCAATTAAAAAAACAACCTAAAATCGTTCCTCTTATTCCTAAAAATTTGAAGGAAATATTTGAAAACATAATTACCGTTGCTAAAGAACTAGGTGCTGAGGAAAGAGGAATCGAATTGGTCAATGGTTACGAGAAACGAATTAAACACATTAAAAGTAAAATGAAGCAATACAATAAACAAAAACCTTCTGTATTTTTCATGGAATGGATCAGTCCCATATACAATTCAGGACACTGGATACCAGAGCTTGTACAACTAGCTGGAGGCATAGATTCGTTAGCATCACCAGAAGGAAATTCTAACGCCATACATTTTAAGGAGTTAAAAAGCTATGATCCGGAAATAATTGTGATTTCACCATGTGGGTATAGTCATAAAAAAGCTAGACAAGAAGTAAAACAATTAAAAGCTTTAGAAGGTTGGAAGGAACTTAAAGCAGTCAAAAATAATCAAGTTTTTCTCTTAGATGCAAACTTCTTTACACAACCAAGTATCGGGGTAGTTGATGGTATTGAGCTCTTAGCTTCATTGTTTCATCCTGATTTATTTCCAACTAATAAAACCGAACCTTTATTTTTATAA
- a CDS encoding HBL/NHE enterotoxin family protein: MNKFIKKGLSIVFVIMFSLGLFSSNVTVYAINNGISSSAEEITITDPVLDYVEYITHVGLPSWITHIPNIIIHLDTAGNRAKFWKNEIHPDALRIINNTIDYNEDFNSAYDLLIDYSERMDEPGVRTSFISELNKLQNSFSSRSTSVADEHRIINNFKKQLRDVDQVNFQNDYKIAYEKNIKEAMEELGEIVNLINGAITFLDQGFSGLENQWFSLSLKFDRLIEIVVEDVDVDSPFLIGYLNDIKSTWDDTFELALTIQDKMDHSFKRKVIGCSIPWKSQNLPPGEKTYYTIYDGKPAAGGRELGKFEGTHSAITLSSALYDILEVKNPDQTLYTVKEVNVNGELLKSDAYSIPSIWTLSEAAFLFSEKDFQGDCIVQFNYWGSSDLNEADFDNKLSSMLVRGNVYVRLWQDANYRGFGQAFFTEDSFTQIRNFGGKVVGANAVSSILIEQQKEGVYFFKEEDFSGTGLSTFISTNPGITHYNSKWNWMNNNSLSSVKVVGPYALIVYDLDNFTGGGAIIKENYGGPNLSSDHMNNRTESFSIFKGEGVWFFEESYAAGNWQVYPQVAGTSSDCRYMNDCAAQDLYGNGVKGAPMLGDTLSSVLVIGDYSVTLYEHPDYKGNFENVEHFSIWLTKVGDNKTSSFKIYKK, encoded by the coding sequence ATGAATAAATTTATAAAAAAGGGATTATCCATTGTATTCGTAATCATGTTCAGTCTTGGATTATTTAGTTCAAATGTTACAGTATATGCAATCAATAATGGAATATCTTCATCAGCTGAGGAAATTACAATCACAGATCCAGTTTTAGATTATGTAGAGTATATAACTCATGTAGGTCTTCCGAGTTGGATAACACACATCCCAAATATTATCATACATTTAGATACAGCAGGAAATCGTGCTAAGTTCTGGAAAAATGAAATTCATCCAGATGCTCTTCGTATCATTAACAATACGATTGATTATAATGAAGATTTTAATTCAGCCTACGATTTATTAATCGATTATTCTGAAAGAATGGATGAGCCTGGAGTGAGAACTTCATTTATTTCAGAACTAAATAAACTACAAAATAGCTTTAGTTCAAGAAGTACGTCTGTAGCAGATGAACATCGTATTATTAATAATTTTAAGAAACAATTACGTGATGTAGACCAAGTTAATTTTCAAAATGACTATAAAATAGCTTATGAAAAAAACATAAAAGAAGCTATGGAAGAATTAGGGGAAATCGTAAATCTTATAAATGGTGCCATTACTTTTTTAGATCAAGGTTTTAGTGGGTTAGAAAATCAATGGTTCTCATTATCTTTAAAGTTTGACAGATTAATAGAGATTGTTGTAGAAGATGTAGATGTTGATTCTCCTTTTTTGATTGGATATTTAAACGATATAAAGAGTACCTGGGATGATACATTCGAATTAGCTCTAACCATTCAAGATAAAATGGACCATTCATTTAAAAGGAAGGTTATAGGTTGCTCCATACCTTGGAAATCACAAAATCTTCCTCCTGGGGAGAAAACTTATTATACAATATATGATGGAAAACCTGCAGCTGGAGGAAGAGAACTGGGTAAGTTTGAAGGGACGCATTCTGCCATCACTCTATCTTCAGCATTGTATGATATTTTAGAAGTAAAAAACCCTGATCAAACTTTATATACGGTTAAGGAAGTGAATGTGAATGGTGAGTTGCTAAAATCAGATGCTTACTCAATACCAAGTATTTGGACTTTGTCTGAAGCAGCTTTCCTATTTTCAGAGAAAGATTTCCAGGGAGACTGTATTGTGCAGTTTAATTATTGGGGCAGTTCTGATTTAAACGAAGCTGATTTTGACAATAAGTTGTCATCCATGCTGGTACGTGGAAATGTATATGTTAGACTATGGCAAGACGCAAATTACAGAGGATTTGGACAGGCCTTTTTCACAGAAGACAGTTTTACTCAGATTCGCAATTTTGGAGGAAAAGTTGTTGGAGCGAATGCGGTATCTTCCATCTTAATAGAACAACAGAAAGAAGGAGTCTATTTCTTTAAAGAAGAAGATTTTAGTGGGACTGGTCTTTCAACTTTTATAAGCACTAATCCTGGGATAACACATTATAATAGTAAATGGAACTGGATGAATAACAACTCATTATCATCAGTGAAAGTAGTTGGTCCTTATGCATTAATCGTATATGATCTTGATAACTTTACAGGTGGAGGGGCTATTATTAAAGAGAATTATGGAGGTCCTAATTTATCATCTGATCATATGAATAATAGAACTGAATCATTTAGTATATTTAAAGGTGAAGGTGTGTGGTTCTTCGAGGAAAGCTATGCAGCGGGAAATTGGCAAGTATATCCACAAGTAGCTGGAACTTCATCGGATTGTCGTTATATGAATGATTGTGCTGCACAAGATTTATATGGAAACGGAGTAAAAGGAGCTCCTATGCTTGGAGATACTTTATCTTCCGTACTCGTTATTGGGGATTATAGTGTTACTCTGTATGAACACCCAGATTATAAAGGTAATTTTGAAAATGTTGAACATTTTAGCATATGGTTAACCAAAGTAGGGGATAATAAAACTTCATCGTTTAAAATATATAAAAAATAG
- a CDS encoding flavodoxin family protein: MYIFTTPLYWYGMSGPMKIFFDRCSQYLRDERFNFKEEMSKKKAYVIVTGGANPQIEALPLIQQFKYIFNFVNMEFVDYMIGRGNEPGDVKEDEAAISKALLWNKQLKA, encoded by the coding sequence ATATACATCTTCACAACTCCTCTATATTGGTATGGCATGTCTGGACCGATGAAAATCTTCTTTGATAGATGCTCCCAGTATTTACGAGATGAAAGGTTTAATTTTAAAGAAGAAATGTCAAAAAAGAAAGCCTATGTCATTGTCACTGGTGGTGCAAATCCTCAAATAGAAGCCCTGCCTCTCATTCAACAATTTAAATACATTTTTAATTTTGTGAATATGGAGTTTGTTGATTATATGATTGGAAGAGGAAATGAACCAGGTGATGTGAAAGAGGACGAAGCTGCAATTTCTAAAGCTTTATTATGGAATAAGCAATTAAAAGCCTAA
- a CDS encoding NAD(P)-dependent alcohol dehydrogenase: protein MKAIVYQKYGSPDVLELKEIEKPIPKDNEVLVKVYEITVSPVDCAFRKGDPFAARIFTGLTKPKATIPGGLLAGEIESVGKDVKLFNKGDQVYAATMSGAYAEYTCVPENGALSVKPENMTYGEAAAVCDGALTALPFLRDSANIQSGQKILINGASGSIGTSAVQLAKYFGAEVTGVCSTSNLELVKSLGADQVIDYTKEDFTKTGQTYDIIFDTVGKSSFARCKNSLKQQGIYLTTVPSIAINLQMLWTSKIGNKKAKIAFTGLRPSSEKTKDLLFLKELIEAEKITSVIDRRYSLEQIAEAHRYVETGHKRGNVAITLEHNNKT, encoded by the coding sequence ATGAAAGCAATCGTATATCAGAAATATGGTTCACCAGATGTTCTTGAATTAAAAGAGATTGAAAAACCTATTCCCAAGGACAATGAAGTACTAGTAAAGGTATATGAAATCACAGTATCACCAGTAGATTGTGCTTTTAGAAAGGGTGATCCATTTGCTGCAAGAATTTTTACTGGACTCACAAAACCCAAAGCGACTATACCAGGGGGATTGTTAGCCGGTGAAATTGAATCCGTAGGTAAAGATGTAAAATTATTCAATAAAGGTGATCAAGTATATGCAGCTACCATGTCTGGTGCTTATGCTGAGTATACATGTGTTCCTGAAAATGGTGCGCTGTCAGTGAAGCCTGAAAATATGACCTATGGGGAAGCTGCTGCTGTCTGTGATGGGGCATTAACAGCATTGCCATTTCTTAGAGATTCAGCAAACATCCAAAGTGGTCAAAAGATCCTTATCAATGGTGCTTCTGGATCAATAGGTACTTCTGCTGTGCAGCTTGCCAAGTACTTCGGAGCGGAAGTCACCGGAGTGTGCAGTACCTCTAATTTAGAATTAGTAAAATCTTTAGGGGCTGATCAGGTTATTGATTACACGAAAGAGGATTTTACCAAAACCGGTCAAACCTATGATATTATTTTTGACACAGTAGGGAAAAGTTCATTTGCACGTTGTAAAAACTCACTAAAACAACAAGGAATCTATCTTACAACCGTCCCTTCCATAGCTATTAACCTTCAAATGTTATGGACTTCAAAGATCGGCAACAAAAAAGCAAAAATTGCGTTCACAGGTTTGAGACCATCAAGCGAAAAAACGAAAGATCTGCTGTTCCTCAAAGAGCTAATTGAGGCGGAGAAAATAACATCAGTCATTGATAGACGTTACTCTTTAGAACAAATTGCTGAGGCACACAGATATGTCGAAACAGGTCACAAAAGGGGTAATGTAGCTATAACTTTGGAACATAATAATAAAACCTAA